In one Streptomyces sp. T12 genomic region, the following are encoded:
- a CDS encoding serine/threonine-protein kinase: protein MAPQQDAGAGAEAELPEYAGHYRLESRLGSGGMGVVHLARSTSGMQLAVKVVHAEFARDPEFRGRFRQEVGAARRVSGAFTAPVVDADPEAERPWMATLFIPGPTLADQVKRNGPMDPAQLRRLMAGLAEALRDIHRVGVVHRDLKPSNVLLADDGPKVIDFGISRPKDSELRTETGKLIGTPPFMAPEQFRRPREVGPAADIFALGSVLVHAATGRGPFDSDSPYVVAYQVVHDEPDLTGVPGNLAPLVVRCLAKEPEDRPTPDELMRELRSVAASYDTQAFIPAQRAGAGAAPPKPEPDPELGQGLDPKLGQGLGQEPQAARGARVGEKQPGKPPPGRRRGRLLALGAGAIGLTAVVALASVQLLGGGDPTPEHESPRTASAAFGAWAAAPAPTKGTPQCSYGAGKVLCAQTGLVFALDPLDGRLLWRHPVDTSHVDGAPTVAGGLVHPSSGQGNRLEALDPATGKARWQQNMPAHSGPVTAGGMLLLTGADGTVTGVDGASGDTKWSRALPGHRAPFFVSFAGDPLAYTTTTSDDDSSTRVTAVDPATGDVRWDARLKGALELIGTSDGSAFFTSIEGIYSDTKAVVRYSPTDRTSRRVTLPLPLLQARGTVHGDVVYLVAGDGSLVAVDMEARRQLWTLETSLLRTSSPVADGRHVYVTAPDGRLLAVDARDGRLLGQTPPRLGPNSDRVAADLPEPVFADGHVYASAPDGTVFAVDGHDPAAW, encoded by the coding sequence ATGGCGCCACAGCAGGACGCCGGAGCGGGCGCGGAAGCGGAACTTCCGGAGTACGCCGGTCACTACCGTCTGGAGTCGCGCCTGGGGTCCGGGGGCATGGGCGTCGTACATCTGGCGCGGAGCACTTCGGGCATGCAGCTCGCGGTGAAGGTCGTACATGCCGAGTTCGCGAGGGATCCCGAGTTCAGGGGGCGGTTCCGGCAGGAGGTGGGCGCGGCGCGCAGGGTGAGCGGTGCCTTCACCGCGCCCGTGGTCGACGCCGATCCGGAGGCCGAACGGCCCTGGATGGCCACGCTGTTCATACCCGGCCCGACGCTTGCCGACCAGGTGAAGCGGAACGGGCCGATGGACCCGGCGCAGTTGCGGCGGCTGATGGCCGGACTGGCGGAGGCGCTGCGCGACATTCACCGGGTGGGCGTCGTGCACCGGGATCTGAAGCCGAGCAATGTGCTGCTCGCCGATGACGGTCCGAAGGTCATCGACTTCGGCATCTCTCGGCCAAAGGACAGCGAACTGCGCACCGAGACGGGGAAGTTGATCGGTACGCCGCCCTTCATGGCGCCCGAGCAGTTCCGGCGGCCACGGGAGGTCGGACCGGCCGCCGACATCTTCGCGCTCGGGTCCGTGTTGGTGCACGCGGCGACGGGACGAGGGCCGTTCGATTCGGACAGTCCGTACGTCGTCGCCTACCAGGTCGTCCATGACGAGCCGGACCTGACCGGCGTACCGGGGAATCTCGCTCCGCTCGTGGTGCGCTGTCTGGCCAAGGAGCCCGAGGACCGGCCCACGCCCGACGAGTTGATGCGGGAACTGCGGTCGGTGGCGGCGTCGTACGACACGCAGGCGTTCATTCCGGCGCAGCGGGCCGGGGCCGGCGCAGCGCCGCCCAAGCCGGAGCCTGATCCGGAGCTCGGTCAGGGGCTCGATCCGAAGCTCGGTCAGGGGCTCGGCCAAGAGCCGCAGGCGGCGCGAGGGGCGCGTGTCGGGGAGAAGCAGCCCGGGAAGCCGCCCCCCGGAAGGCGCCGGGGCAGACTGCTGGCTCTGGGGGCCGGGGCCATCGGGCTTACCGCGGTTGTCGCTCTGGCCTCCGTGCAGCTTCTCGGCGGTGGCGACCCGACGCCGGAGCACGAGAGCCCGCGGACCGCGTCGGCCGCTTTCGGCGCATGGGCGGCGGCACCGGCGCCCACGAAGGGCACGCCCCAGTGTTCGTACGGTGCGGGAAAGGTGCTGTGCGCCCAGACCGGGCTCGTCTTCGCGCTCGACCCGCTGGACGGCCGACTGCTGTGGCGGCACCCGGTCGACACGTCGCACGTGGACGGAGCACCGACCGTGGCGGGCGGCCTCGTGCACCCGTCGTCCGGGCAGGGCAACCGGCTGGAGGCACTCGATCCCGCGACCGGCAAGGCGCGTTGGCAGCAGAACATGCCCGCGCACAGCGGACCTGTGACAGCCGGCGGCATGCTGCTGCTCACCGGCGCCGACGGCACCGTCACCGGCGTGGACGGCGCCTCGGGCGACACGAAGTGGAGCCGCGCCCTACCGGGTCACCGGGCGCCGTTCTTCGTGTCCTTCGCCGGAGATCCACTGGCGTACACGACGACCACCTCCGACGACGATTCGAGCACCCGGGTCACCGCGGTGGACCCGGCCACGGGTGACGTGCGCTGGGACGCCCGGCTGAAGGGAGCGCTGGAGCTCATCGGTACGTCGGACGGGTCGGCCTTCTTCACCTCCATAGAGGGGATCTACAGCGACACGAAGGCCGTGGTCCGCTACTCCCCCACCGACCGGACCTCGCGGCGCGTGACTCTGCCCCTCCCGCTCCTGCAGGCACGCGGCACCGTGCACGGGGACGTCGTCTATCTCGTGGCCGGCGACGGTTCGCTGGTCGCCGTCGACATGGAGGCGCGCAGGCAGCTGTGGACCCTGGAGACGTCCCTGTTGCGCACGTCATCGCCGGTCGCCGACGGCCGGCATGTGTACGTCACGGCCCCCGACGGCCGGCTGCTCGCGGTGGATGCCCGCGACGGCCGGCTCCTGGGCCAGACGCCGCCCCGGCTCGGCCCGAACTCGGACCGGGTGGCGGCCGACCTGCCCGAGCCCGTGTTCGCCGACGGCCACGTCTACGCGAGCGCGCCCGACGGCACCGTCTTCGCCGTCGACGGCCACGACCCCGCAGCTTGGTGA
- a CDS encoding EamA/RhaT family transporter has translation MSEKNGTPATPAGSTGPRPEPLRFFGTTWVDHANGYTARRIAVAVGSLATTAASCLVLRFAYQGLQIAEVGSFVAVLVVVMFAVCSALAFRHTWDAFTKRPDPDRQASLRGLLAIGFVGSLLAYSFRSLTEAPGEKLHRQEYEAARQQHETRTTRRTGNPAKKRRRA, from the coding sequence GTGAGCGAGAAGAACGGCACCCCGGCCACCCCCGCGGGCTCCACGGGCCCCCGCCCCGAGCCCTTGCGCTTCTTCGGCACGACCTGGGTCGACCACGCCAACGGCTACACCGCCCGCCGTATCGCGGTAGCCGTCGGCTCCCTCGCCACCACGGCCGCCTCCTGCCTGGTCCTGCGCTTCGCCTACCAGGGGCTCCAGATCGCCGAGGTCGGCAGCTTCGTCGCCGTCCTGGTGGTCGTGATGTTCGCGGTGTGCAGCGCCCTCGCCTTCCGCCACACCTGGGACGCCTTCACCAAGCGCCCCGACCCCGACCGCCAGGCCTCCCTCCGCGGCCTGCTGGCCATCGGCTTCGTCGGCTCGCTCCTCGCCTACTCCTTCCGATCCCTCACCGAGGCCCCCGGCGAGAAACTCCACCGCCAGGAATACGAGGCGGCACGCCAACAACACGAGACCCGCACGACCCGCCGCACAGGCAACCCGGCAAAGAAGCGCCGCCGCGCGTAG
- a CDS encoding ABC transporter ATP-binding protein: MMNYPSARSDPPDDPAVRAETLNVVRGTRQVLHDLDFSVPRGQITGLLGPSGCGKSTLMRAIVGTQAKVTGTLDVLGRPAGHPTLRTRIGYVTQAPSVYDDLTIRQNLAYFAAILDPGHAAADRRHENVARAIADVDLTSHADALAGNLSGGQRSRVSLAVALLGTPELLVLDEPTVGLDPVLRRDLWNLFHDIAASRGATLLISSHVMDEAERCHRLLLMREGQVLADDTPDALRTRTHSETVEAAFLHLVDEATAAARAKETTR, encoded by the coding sequence ATGATGAATTACCCGTCCGCCCGATCCGACCCTCCCGACGACCCCGCTGTCCGAGCCGAGACCCTGAACGTCGTCCGCGGCACCCGCCAAGTACTGCACGACCTCGACTTCAGCGTCCCGCGCGGCCAGATCACCGGCCTGCTGGGCCCGTCCGGCTGCGGCAAGAGCACCCTGATGCGGGCCATCGTCGGCACCCAGGCCAAGGTCACCGGCACCCTCGACGTCCTAGGCCGCCCCGCCGGCCACCCCACCCTGCGCACCCGCATCGGCTACGTCACCCAAGCTCCCTCCGTCTACGACGACCTGACCATCCGCCAGAACCTCGCCTACTTCGCCGCGATCCTCGACCCGGGCCACGCGGCCGCCGACCGGCGACACGAGAACGTCGCCCGCGCCATCGCCGACGTCGACCTCACCAGCCACGCCGACGCCCTGGCCGGCAACCTCTCCGGCGGCCAACGCAGCCGCGTCTCCCTCGCGGTCGCCCTGCTCGGCACCCCCGAACTCCTCGTCCTGGACGAACCGACGGTCGGCCTGGACCCGGTCCTGCGCCGTGACCTGTGGAACCTCTTCCACGACATCGCCGCCTCCCGCGGCGCCACCCTCCTCATCTCCTCCCACGTCATGGACGAGGCCGAGCGCTGCCACCGCCTCCTCCTCATGCGCGAGGGCCAGGTTCTCGCCGACGACACCCCGGACGCCCTCCGCACCCGTACGCACTCCGAGACGGTCGAAGCGGCCTTCCTGCACCTGGTCGACGAGGCGACCGCGGCCGCCCGCGCGAAGGAGACCACGCGATGA
- the proC gene encoding pyrroline-5-carboxylate reductase: MTQKVAVLGTGKIGEALLSGMIRGGWAPADLLVTARRAERAEELRTRYGVTPVTNAEAAKTADTLILTVKPQDMGTLLDELAPHVPADRLVISGAAGIPTSFFESRLAAGTPVVRVMTNTPALVDEAMSVISAGSHASEADLAHAEEIFGAVGKTLRVPEGQQDACTALSGSGPAYFFYLVEAMTDAGILLGLPRDKAHDLIVQSAIGAATMLRDSGEHPVKLRENVTSPAGTTINAIRELENHGVRAALIAALEAARDRSRELASGNNA; encoded by the coding sequence ATGACCCAGAAAGTCGCAGTCCTCGGCACCGGCAAGATCGGCGAAGCCCTGCTCAGCGGAATGATCCGCGGAGGCTGGGCTCCGGCCGACCTCCTGGTGACGGCCCGCCGCGCGGAACGAGCCGAAGAACTCCGCACCCGCTACGGAGTCACCCCGGTCACCAACGCGGAAGCCGCCAAGACCGCCGACACCCTGATCCTCACGGTCAAGCCGCAGGACATGGGCACCCTCCTCGACGAACTCGCCCCGCACGTCCCCGCCGACCGCCTGGTCATCAGCGGAGCCGCAGGCATCCCCACCTCCTTCTTCGAGTCCCGCCTCGCCGCCGGCACCCCGGTCGTCCGAGTCATGACGAACACGCCCGCCCTCGTCGACGAGGCCATGTCCGTCATCTCCGCCGGCAGCCACGCCAGCGAAGCCGACCTCGCCCACGCCGAGGAGATCTTCGGCGCCGTAGGCAAGACGCTCCGCGTCCCCGAGGGCCAGCAGGACGCCTGCACCGCCCTGTCCGGCTCCGGCCCGGCGTACTTCTTCTACCTGGTCGAAGCCATGACCGACGCCGGCATCCTCCTCGGCCTGCCCCGCGACAAGGCCCACGACCTGATCGTCCAGTCCGCGATCGGCGCCGCGACGATGCTCCGCGACAGCGGCGAACACCCCGTCAAGCTCCGCGAGAACGTGACGTCCCCCGCCGGCACCACCATCAACGCCATCCGCGAACTCGAGAACCACGGCGTACGAGCCGCCCTCATCGCCGCCCTCGAAGCCGCCCGCGACCGCAGCCGCGAACTCGCCTCCGGCAACAACGCCTGA
- the ilvD gene encoding dihydroxy-acid dehydratase, which yields MPELRSRTVTHGRNMAGARALMRASGVPGADIGRKPIIAVANSFTEFVPGHTHLQPVGRIVSEAITEAGGIPREFNTIAVDDGIAMGHGGMLYSLPSRDLIADSVEYMVEAHCADALICISNCDKITPGMLNAALRLNIPTVFVSGGPMESGRATLVDGTVRTLDLVDAISDAVNDKISDEDILRIEENACPTCGSCSGMFTANSMNCLTEAIGLSLPGNGSVLATHTARKALYEDAARTVMDITRRYYEQDDETVLPRNVATFAAFENAMALDIAMGGSTNTILHLLAAAQEAEVPFGLEQIDAVSRRVPCLAKVAPNVAKDRTYYMEDVHRAGGIPALLGELHRAGLLNEDVHAVHSPSLGDWLKTWDVRGGSPSPEAVELWHAAPGCVRSAEAFSQSERWEALDEDAEGGCIRSAEHAYSKDGGLAVLRGNLAVDGCVVKTAGVDESIWTFEGPAVVCESQEEAVEKILNKQVTDGDVVVIRYEGPKGGPGMQEMLYPTSFLKGRGLGKTCALITDGRFSGGTSGLSIGHASPEAASGGTIALVEDGDRIRIDIPNRSIELLVDEAELARREQALNGAYAPKNRERKVSAALRAYAAMATSADKGAVRDVSKLG from the coding sequence ATGCCCGAGCTGAGGTCCCGCACAGTCACCCACGGTCGCAACATGGCGGGCGCCCGCGCCCTTATGCGCGCCTCTGGTGTACCCGGTGCGGACATCGGCCGGAAGCCGATCATCGCGGTGGCGAACTCCTTCACCGAGTTCGTGCCCGGCCACACCCACCTCCAGCCCGTCGGCCGGATCGTCAGCGAGGCGATCACGGAGGCCGGCGGCATCCCGCGCGAGTTCAACACGATCGCCGTCGACGACGGCATCGCCATGGGCCACGGCGGCATGCTCTACTCCCTGCCCTCCCGCGACCTCATCGCGGACAGCGTGGAGTACATGGTCGAGGCCCACTGCGCCGACGCCCTGATCTGCATCTCCAACTGCGACAAGATCACCCCGGGCATGCTGAACGCCGCCCTGCGGCTGAACATCCCCACGGTCTTCGTCTCCGGCGGCCCGATGGAGTCCGGACGCGCCACTCTCGTGGACGGTACGGTCCGTACGCTCGACCTGGTCGACGCGATCTCCGACGCCGTGAACGACAAGATCTCGGACGAGGACATCCTCCGTATCGAGGAGAACGCCTGTCCGACGTGCGGCTCCTGTTCCGGCATGTTCACCGCCAACTCGATGAACTGCCTGACCGAGGCCATCGGCCTGTCCCTGCCCGGCAACGGCTCGGTGCTCGCCACGCACACGGCCCGCAAAGCCCTGTACGAGGACGCGGCCCGCACGGTCATGGACATCACCCGCCGCTATTACGAGCAGGACGACGAGACGGTCCTGCCGCGCAACGTCGCCACCTTCGCGGCGTTCGAGAACGCCATGGCCCTCGACATCGCGATGGGCGGCTCCACCAACACGATCCTGCACCTGCTGGCCGCCGCCCAGGAGGCGGAGGTTCCGTTCGGTCTGGAGCAGATCGACGCGGTCAGCCGCCGGGTCCCGTGCCTGGCGAAGGTCGCGCCCAACGTCGCCAAGGACCGCACGTACTACATGGAGGACGTGCACCGCGCCGGCGGTATCCCGGCGCTGCTGGGCGAGCTGCACCGCGCCGGCCTGCTGAACGAGGACGTGCACGCCGTTCACAGCCCGTCCCTGGGGGACTGGCTGAAGACCTGGGACGTGCGGGGCGGGTCGCCTTCCCCCGAGGCCGTCGAGCTGTGGCACGCCGCCCCCGGCTGTGTCCGCTCGGCCGAGGCCTTCTCGCAGTCCGAGCGCTGGGAGGCGCTCGACGAGGACGCCGAGGGCGGCTGCATCCGCAGCGCCGAGCACGCGTACTCCAAGGACGGCGGCCTGGCGGTCCTCCGGGGCAACCTCGCCGTGGACGGCTGCGTGGTGAAGACCGCGGGTGTGGACGAGTCCATCTGGACCTTCGAGGGTCCGGCGGTCGTCTGCGAGTCGCAGGAAGAAGCCGTCGAGAAGATCCTCAACAAGCAGGTGACCGACGGGGACGTCGTGGTCATCCGCTACGAGGGCCCCAAGGGCGGCCCCGGCATGCAGGAGATGCTCTACCCGACGTCCTTCCTCAAGGGCCGCGGCCTCGGCAAGACCTGCGCCCTGATCACCGACGGCCGTTTCTCCGGCGGTACGTCCGGCCTGTCCATCGGCCACGCCTCCCCGGAGGCCGCGTCCGGCGGCACGATCGCCCTCGTCGAGGACGGCGACCGTATCCGCATCGACATCCCGAATCGCTCGATCGAGTTGCTGGTCGACGAGGCGGAACTCGCCCGCCGTGAGCAGGCGTTGAACGGGGCGTACGCCCCGAAGAACCGCGAACGCAAGGTCTCGGCGGCGCTGCGGGCCTACGCCGCGATGGCGACCAGCGCCGACAAGGGCGCGGTGCGGGACGTCAGCAAGCTGGGCTGA
- a CDS encoding SH3 domain-containing protein, with amino-acid sequence MSADRAEEVRRAEEIDGGGEETVTTTAATATLATTTALRYYSVAPGVRLNVRRGPGTGYALVRVLPEGAKIPIYCQTPGTTVAGPYGTSNIWDNIDDGEFVSDAYVNTGSDGYVRPRCSF; translated from the coding sequence ATGTCTGCAGACCGCGCTGAAGAGGTCAGAAGAGCCGAAGAGATCGACGGCGGCGGCGAAGAGACCGTCACAACGACTGCGGCTACGGCCACTCTGGCGACGACCACGGCGTTGCGCTACTACTCGGTCGCCCCTGGCGTCCGCCTGAACGTCCGCCGGGGCCCCGGCACCGGCTACGCCCTCGTCCGCGTGCTGCCTGAGGGCGCCAAGATCCCGATCTACTGCCAGACGCCCGGCACCACGGTGGCAGGCCCCTACGGCACGTCGAACATCTGGGACAACATCGACGACGGCGAGTTCGTCTCGGACGCCTACGTGAACACCGGCAGCGACGGCTACGTCCGCCCACGCTGCTCCTTCTGA
- the trpS gene encoding tryptophan--tRNA ligase: protein MTRVFSGVKPTGHLTLGNYLGAMRRWAAVDQHEAEALFCIVDLHALTVDHDPARVRRLSRQAATLLLAAGLDPELCTVFVQSHVDEHARLSYVLECVATDGEMRRMVQYKEKAVRERERGGSVRLSLLTYPVLMAADILAYGADEVPVGDDQTQHVELTRDLAVRFNQRYGHTFVVPRATHPQVAARVMNLQDPASKMGKSDDAGPGIVYLLDEPDVVRKKVMRAVTDSGREVVYDRAAQPGVANLLEILAACAGGNPSELSGVYESYGALKSATAEAVVEVLRPVQERHRELCADPGYVEGVLRDGAERARAMARPTVDAAYRAIGLLPAAAAADIAVTA from the coding sequence ATGACTCGGGTCTTCAGTGGGGTCAAGCCGACGGGGCATCTGACGCTGGGGAACTACCTGGGAGCCATGCGACGGTGGGCTGCCGTGGATCAGCACGAGGCCGAAGCGCTGTTCTGCATCGTCGATCTGCATGCGCTGACCGTGGACCACGATCCGGCGCGGGTGCGCAGGCTGAGTCGGCAGGCGGCGACGTTGCTGCTGGCGGCGGGGCTGGATCCGGAGCTGTGCACCGTGTTCGTACAGAGTCACGTGGATGAGCACGCGCGGCTGTCGTATGTGCTGGAGTGCGTGGCCACCGACGGCGAGATGCGGCGGATGGTCCAGTACAAGGAGAAGGCCGTGCGCGAGCGGGAGCGGGGCGGGAGTGTGCGGCTGTCGTTGCTGACGTATCCCGTACTGATGGCGGCGGACATCCTGGCGTACGGGGCCGACGAGGTGCCGGTCGGGGACGACCAGACGCAGCATGTGGAGCTCACGCGGGATCTCGCGGTGCGGTTCAACCAGCGGTACGGCCATACGTTCGTGGTCCCTCGGGCCACGCATCCGCAGGTGGCGGCTCGGGTGATGAATCTGCAGGATCCGGCGTCGAAGATGGGCAAGAGCGACGACGCCGGGCCGGGGATCGTCTATCTGCTCGATGAGCCGGATGTGGTGCGCAAGAAGGTCATGCGGGCCGTGACCGACAGTGGGCGGGAGGTCGTGTACGACCGGGCCGCGCAGCCGGGGGTGGCAAATCTGCTGGAGATTCTGGCTGCCTGCGCGGGTGGGAACCCATCGGAGCTGAGCGGTGTATATGAGTCGTACGGCGCTTTGAAGTCAGCCACCGCGGAGGCCGTGGTCGAGGTCCTCAGGCCCGTACAGGAGAGGCACAGGGAGCTGTGCGCGGATCCTGGCTATGTGGAGGGGGTGCTGCGGGATGGTGCGGAGCGAGCTCGGGCGATGGCCCGGCCGACCGTGGATGCCGCGTATCGGGCGATCGGGTTGCTGCCGGCGGCTGCGGCTGCGGATATCGCGGTGACTGCTTAG
- a CDS encoding ABC transporter permease, with product MTTTTSPTTTLRPAPTGALNLARTTATAARVLRQLRHDPRTIALMLLVPCVMLFLLRYVFDGSPRTFDNIGASLLGIFPLITMFLVTSIATLRERTSGTLERLLAMPLGKGDLIAGYALAFGTLAIIQSALATGLALWFLGLDVTGSPWLLLLVALLDALLGTALGLFVSAFAASEFQAVQFMPAVIFPQLLLCGLFTPRDNMHPALEAISNVLPMSYAVDGMNEVLKHTDMTANFVRDVLIVAGCALLVLGLGAATLRRRTA from the coding sequence ATGACCACGACGACGAGCCCGACCACGACGCTCCGGCCCGCCCCCACCGGCGCCCTGAACCTGGCCCGCACAACCGCCACTGCCGCCCGGGTCCTGCGCCAGCTTCGCCACGACCCGCGCACGATCGCCCTGATGCTCCTCGTCCCCTGCGTGATGCTGTTCCTGCTGCGCTACGTCTTCGACGGCAGCCCGCGCACCTTCGACAACATCGGCGCCTCCCTCCTCGGGATCTTCCCGCTGATCACGATGTTCCTGGTCACCTCCATCGCCACCCTGCGCGAACGCACCTCGGGCACCCTCGAACGCCTCCTCGCCATGCCCCTAGGCAAGGGCGACCTGATCGCCGGCTACGCCCTCGCCTTCGGCACCCTCGCGATCATCCAGTCCGCCCTGGCGACAGGACTCGCCCTCTGGTTCCTCGGCCTGGACGTCACCGGAAGCCCGTGGCTGCTCCTGCTCGTGGCCCTGCTCGACGCGCTGCTCGGCACCGCGCTCGGACTCTTCGTCTCGGCCTTCGCGGCCTCCGAATTCCAGGCCGTCCAGTTCATGCCGGCCGTGATCTTCCCCCAGCTCCTCCTCTGCGGACTCTTCACTCCCCGCGACAACATGCACCCCGCCCTCGAGGCCATCTCCAACGTCCTCCCCATGTCCTACGCCGTCGACGGCATGAACGAGGTCCTCAAGCACACCGACATGACCGCCAACTTCGTACGCGACGTACTGATCGTGGCGGGCTGTGCCCTGCTGGTCCTGGGCCTGGGCGCGGCGACTCTGCGCCGCAGGACGGCGTGA
- a CDS encoding class I SAM-dependent methyltransferase: MTAPSHTDRARSFDAAAAQYAANRPSYPPALFDAIEELADRPLTGARVVDVGAGTGIATALLRARGADVLAVEPGDGMAAQFRDTNPDIPIVRGNGNALPVATASADFVTYAQAWHWTDPAHSAPEALRVLRPGGTLALWWNTTPMDIPWHRAQAGRIERRFGAHPAVEQNGSGARAALTDPTGSLAFTTRRVRWSRRVPVDTHLANIGSHSIFLVHGTEASTAFLTEEKQLLLTAFPDGIIEETYDVDLLVATTP, encoded by the coding sequence ATGACGGCCCCTTCCCACACCGACCGAGCCCGTTCCTTCGACGCGGCCGCGGCCCAGTACGCCGCGAACCGCCCCTCCTACCCGCCCGCCCTCTTCGACGCGATCGAGGAACTGGCCGACCGCCCCCTCACCGGCGCGCGCGTCGTCGACGTGGGCGCGGGCACCGGCATCGCCACCGCCCTCCTCCGCGCGCGCGGCGCCGACGTCCTGGCCGTGGAACCCGGCGACGGCATGGCAGCCCAGTTCCGCGACACCAACCCCGACATACCGATCGTGCGCGGCAACGGCAATGCCCTCCCCGTCGCCACCGCCTCCGCCGACTTCGTCACCTACGCCCAGGCCTGGCACTGGACCGACCCCGCCCACTCGGCCCCGGAGGCCCTCCGTGTGCTGCGCCCGGGCGGCACGCTGGCACTGTGGTGGAACACCACGCCCATGGACATCCCGTGGCACAGGGCGCAGGCGGGCCGTATAGAGCGCCGCTTCGGAGCCCACCCCGCCGTCGAGCAGAACGGCAGCGGCGCCCGAGCCGCCCTGACCGACCCCACCGGCAGCCTCGCCTTCACCACCCGCAGGGTCCGCTGGAGCCGCCGCGTCCCCGTCGACACACACCTGGCGAACATCGGCAGCCACTCGATCTTCCTGGTCCACGGCACAGAGGCGAGCACCGCCTTCCTCACCGAGGAGAAGCAACTCCTCCTCACCGCCTTCCCGGACGGAATCATCGAAGAGACCTACGACGTCGACCTCCTCGTAGCCACCACCCCCTGA